One Mercurialis annua linkage group LG3, ddMerAnnu1.2, whole genome shotgun sequence DNA window includes the following coding sequences:
- the LOC126673596 gene encoding mitogen-activated protein kinase kinase 3 isoform X2, whose product MRIFGAIGSGASSVVQRAIHIPTHRILALKKINIFEKEKRQQLLTEIRTLCEAPCNEGLVEFHGAFYTPDSGQISIALEYMDGGSLADILRVRKKIPEPILSFMFQKLLHGLSYLHGVRYLVHRDIKPANMLINLKGEPKITDFGISAGLENSVAMCATFVGTVTYMSPERIRNESYSYPADIWSLGLALFECGTGEFPYTANEGPVNLMLQILEDPSPSPSKHNFSPEFCSFVDACLQKDPDARPTADQLLLHPFILKYAESGVDLAAFVRNVFDPTQKLKDLADMLAMHYYLLFDGSEEHWQHAKTLYNEGSTFSFSGKQSFGPKDVFATLSNIRTTLAGDWPPERLVHVVEKLQCRAHGQDGVAIRVSGSFIIGNQFLICGDGLQVEGLPNFRDLSIDIASKRMGTFQEQFIIEPGNTVGRYVIAKQDLYITQ is encoded by the exons ATGAGAATTTTTGGAGCAATAGGTAGTGGTGCTAGCAGTGTTGTTCAGAGAGCTATTCATATTCCTACCCATAGAATTCTTGCTCTCaagaaaatcaatatttttgaaaag GAGAAAAGACAACAACTTCTTACGGAAATAAGGACGCTGTGCGAGGCACCTTGTAACGAAGGTCTTGTGGAGTTTCATGGAGCATTTTATACTCCTGACTCAGGGCAAATAAGCATTGCTTTAGAATATATGGATGGAGGATCATTGGCTGACATCTTACGAGTGCGGAAAAAGATACCAGAACCAATTCTTTCATTTATGTTTCAAAAGCTTCTGCAT GGCCTAAGCTACTTGCATGGAGTTAGGTATCTAGTCCACCGAGACATTAAACCAGCAAATATGCTCATAAATCTGAAGGGGGAGCCAAAAATAACAGATTTTGGGATAAGTGCTGGCCTGGAGAATTCGGTGGCAATG TGTGCTACTTTTGTTGGGACTGTTACATACATGTCACCCGAGCGAATTCGAAATGAGAGTTACTCTTATCCAGCTGATATTTGGAGCCTTGGTCTTGCACTTTTTGAGTGTGGCACAGGTGAATTCCCATACACAGCTAATGAAGGACCTGTCAACCTTATGTTACAG ATCTTGGAAGATCCATCGCCATCACCATCAAAACACAATTTTTCTCCTGAATTCTGCTCATTTGTCGATGCTTGCCTGCAAAAGGATCCAGATGCCAGGCCAACAGCAGACCAG CTTCTTTTGCACCCGTTTATTCTCAAATATGCAGAGTCAGGTGTAGACCTAGCAGCATTTGTCCGTAATGTTTTCGATCCAACACAAAAGTTGAAGGACTTGGCAGAT ATGTTGGCAATGCACTATTACTTGCTATTTGATGGATCTGAGGAGCATTGGCAGCATGCCAAGACGCTCTATAACGAAGGTTCAACTTTTAG TTTCTCAGGGAAACAATCATTTGGTCCTAAGGATGTCTTTGCAACCCTGTCGAACATCCGGACCACACTAGCAGGTGATTGGCCTCCTGAAAGGCTTGTACATGTTGTGGAAAAATTACAATGCCGTGCCCATGGTCAAGACGGAGTTGCAATCCGCGTATCTGGGTCCTTTATTATTGGAAATCAGTTTCTCATTTGTGGGGATGGTTTGCAAGTAGAGGGATTGCCAAATTTTCGAGATCTTTCAATTGATATCGCCAGCAAACGTATGGGTACATTTCAAGAACAGTTCATCATAGAACCAGGAAACACTGTTGGACGCTACGTTATAGCTAAACAAGATCTTTATATCACCCAGTAG